In the genome of Paenibacillus pabuli, the window AAGCGTATACCGAAGGAAAGGCAGATCATATTGAGGGTATTAAGGTCATTGATCCGTTAACGATTTCGGTCACCTTGGAACAGCCAAATGCGACTGCTTTGCTAACATTGGGCTCTGAAGTGTTGTCCAAATCCTATTACGGCAAAGACTATCAATTCGGAAAGCTTGAATACATTAAAAATCTTCATGCAGCACCTGTAGGCAATGGCCCTTACAAACTTGAAAAGTTCATTCCGGGTCAGGAAGTTCGATTCGCTGCCAACGAGTTCTACTACAAGGGCAAACCAAAAACCGAGCATTTCATCTATAAAACATCGGAAGGAGACACCTGGCAGTTTATTGAGACCGGAGAGATCGACTTCACTTCGTTCACGGCTACCCAGGAGAATATTGATAAGCTGAAAAATATCCCATACCTCAACCTTCTGCCTTACACACCAAGTACATACGGATATTTACAGCTCAATCTGGAGCATGAACAGCTACAAGAAAAAGAAGTACGTCAAGCCATCACCTATGGCCTGGATCGTCAGTCCATCTATGTGGACGCCAACCAAGGGGCAGGGGCTGTTGCCAACATCCCGACTTCACCTATTTCCTGGTCTTATACGGAGGATGGTATTAATCCATATGCCTATGATCCGGACAAGGCCAATCAATTGCTGGACGATGCAGGCTGGGTGCCTGGAGCGGATGGTATCCGTGAAAAGAATGGGAAGAAGCTGTCCCTTCATTTCCTCGGAACGAAAAGTCCGGCCACGGACATTTTCATTGCTGTAGCCAAAGAAAACTTCGAAGCGATTGGCGTGCAGTTCCAGCCTGAAGTGTTTGCCGATTTCAACTCACTAGTCTCCAAAGTGGAGGGCGGCGATTACGATGTAGCTTCCTTCTCTACACCGATGCTAACGGATCCTTCGGACGGTGTGCAGCAATTTGTGGATGGTGAGCTGAAAGGATACGACAATCCCAAAGTGAAAGAGCTGTACAACAAAGGTCTGGCTACAACAGACATTGAGGAGCGCAAGGCCGTATACAAAGAGCTGTACCAGCTGCTCAACGATGAGCTGCCTGTCATTTTCACCAGTTACAAAAAAACAGTCTATGCCTATAACGGTCGCATCGATGGACTCTCTGTCAGTCCATACCGCGGAATTGCAACCAGCTTGCCGGAATGGTCTCTGAAATAACTGGTGGTATGAATCAGGAAACATCAATACCGAAATAAACAAAACGTCCCTTGTGTTTGCGATGCCGCAGATGCAGGGGACGCATTGATAAGGAGCCGGATATGAGCACTTACATTGTAAAACGGATGACATACATGGTTCTTATTTTGCTGGCCGCTTCCGTCCTGATATTCAGCCTGTATGCACTTACCCCTGGCGACTACATCTCCAGCAACATCAAGCTGAGTCCCGAGCGTAAGGCCGAGCTGCGCGAATTGTATGGATTGGACAAGCCAGTTATCGAACGCTATCTCATTTGGATGAAAAATGCTGTACATGGGGACTTCGGATATTCATTGGCACAACAAAAGCCAGTGCTTGCGCTGTTTAACGAATATATTTGGAATTCATTCCTGTTAGCTGCGGTGACGACGTTCCTGACCTGGTTTATTGCGGTTATTATCGGTGTGATTGCTGCCTATAAGCAGTACTCGTGGTTCGATACTTTCGTAATGATCGGTATTTTTGCAGCCATGTCCGTGCCATCCTTTTTTATCGGATTGTTTTTGATTAAACTGCTGGCGGTTGACTTAAAATGGTTGCCTCCAGGCGGAAT includes:
- a CDS encoding ABC transporter permease, which produces MSTYIVKRMTYMVLILLAASVLIFSLYALTPGDYISSNIKLSPERKAELRELYGLDKPVIERYLIWMKNAVHGDFGYSLAQQKPVLALFNEYIWNSFLLAAVTTFLTWFIAVIIGVIAAYKQYSWFDTFVMIGIFAAMSVPSFFIGLFLIKLLAVDLKWLPPGGMMTTGSNATGLAYVKEVIQHMTLPVIVMTLLGVGSLTRYFRSNMIDVIKQDYIRTARAKGLKESKVLYTHALRNALLPAITLIGFELPSLFGGSLIIEKIFSWPGIGQLYMQSFSLRDYPLLMGFTMFIAILTVIGTLLSDVLYHIADPRVRLQ
- a CDS encoding ABC transporter substrate-binding protein codes for the protein MKVKGLSVASLMISSAIMLSACSGGGGAETTTAGSATTNSGTQATPVSAALDAPFQATDLNQLPETAKKRTDTVIVGLTDPSGAFTPYFHQSGYDGNVASLLFASLVTVDEKGLPVPDLAESWDVSEDQRTYTFHLRKDSKFSDGSPLTADDVAFTWTILHDKSYDGGFDIFSTKVKGGKAYTEGKADHIEGIKVIDPLTISVTLEQPNATALLTLGSEVLSKSYYGKDYQFGKLEYIKNLHAAPVGNGPYKLEKFIPGQEVRFAANEFYYKGKPKTEHFIYKTSEGDTWQFIETGEIDFTSFTATQENIDKLKNIPYLNLLPYTPSTYGYLQLNLEHEQLQEKEVRQAITYGLDRQSIYVDANQGAGAVANIPTSPISWSYTEDGINPYAYDPDKANQLLDDAGWVPGADGIREKNGKKLSLHFLGTKSPATDIFIAVAKENFEAIGVQFQPEVFADFNSLVSKVEGGDYDVASFSTPMLTDPSDGVQQFVDGELKGYDNPKVKELYNKGLATTDIEERKAVYKELYQLLNDELPVIFTSYKKTVYAYNGRIDGLSVSPYRGIATSLPEWSLK